The bacterium genome includes a region encoding these proteins:
- a CDS encoding Na/Pi cotransporter family protein, producing MTFAESMMMMLTALGGIGLFIFGMDLMTESLQQSLGHHLRTALQKLTAHPILGIIGGTAIATAIHSGPTTVMIVGFINAGLINLQQSIAVMLGANVGTSVSMQLVAFDLVAYAPIAIAIGAVIRMFVKSEQIKHAGTVLLGFGLLFVGLGLMKDALAPLKHSEFFQTLLSQIDGQVLFGMILGILISTVITGVLMSSGATVAIAYALADAGVITSISQAFPIVLGAHIGTTFITLLGAIGTNVNARRAAVSHLAFNVLGAILAAAMSPIYFKIIPMTSDSLVRQIANVHTFVQVFNSLVVLPMTGPFSKLIMLMVPSKEVPDETSHLDPSLVRTPELAILASIQEMRRKMRICGRMLDKAMEATVSLDLGEFESVRKDEAAVDQIKHALDDFFVLIASRKLSKRQSVLLQHLISSSNDVERIADHIETISVLTRAKVKREIWFDDDSMNRLIELGALVSEMLKVAVESLDPTQEQFREHAEKLLVMRKDYKRRVSKLKEEFNSRIFEGSEDAINGMFFMRYLTVFDRVIRHIRGLARAELQPTFYIKTHKLDRIAQPAEPIRKPPEDRDQPRKTGTTGTSQS from the coding sequence GTGACGTTTGCCGAATCCATGATGATGATGTTGACTGCCCTGGGCGGGATCGGGCTCTTCATCTTTGGCATGGATCTGATGACCGAGAGTCTGCAGCAGTCGCTCGGCCATCATTTGCGGACGGCGCTCCAGAAGCTGACGGCACATCCAATTCTCGGCATCATTGGCGGCACAGCCATCGCCACGGCGATCCATAGCGGCCCGACGACGGTGATGATCGTCGGCTTCATCAACGCCGGCTTGATCAACCTGCAGCAGTCGATCGCAGTGATGCTCGGCGCGAACGTTGGCACCTCCGTTTCCATGCAGTTGGTCGCGTTCGACCTGGTGGCCTACGCCCCGATTGCCATCGCGATCGGGGCGGTCATTCGCATGTTCGTGAAGTCCGAACAAATCAAGCACGCCGGTACCGTGCTGCTTGGGTTCGGCCTTCTCTTCGTCGGCCTCGGACTGATGAAGGATGCGTTGGCGCCGCTGAAGCACTCGGAATTCTTCCAGACGCTTCTTTCTCAGATCGATGGTCAGGTGCTCTTCGGAATGATTCTGGGCATTCTGATCTCCACGGTGATTACCGGCGTCCTGATGAGCAGTGGAGCGACCGTGGCGATCGCGTACGCGCTGGCGGACGCCGGTGTCATCACCAGCATCTCGCAAGCCTTCCCGATCGTCCTGGGCGCGCACATCGGAACGACGTTTATCACGCTGTTGGGTGCGATCGGCACGAACGTGAATGCGCGAAGAGCGGCGGTCTCGCACTTGGCATTTAATGTCTTGGGTGCAATATTGGCGGCTGCGATGTCGCCAATATACTTCAAGATTATCCCCATGACGAGCGACAGTCTCGTGCGCCAGATCGCCAACGTGCACACCTTCGTCCAGGTCTTCAACTCGCTCGTCGTTCTTCCCATGACCGGGCCGTTTTCGAAGCTGATCATGCTGATGGTTCCCTCGAAAGAAGTTCCCGACGAAACCAGTCATCTCGACCCGTCCCTGGTGCGCACGCCCGAACTGGCGATTCTCGCGTCGATCCAGGAAATGCGCCGAAAGATGCGCATCTGCGGGCGAATGCTCGATAAGGCTATGGAGGCCACCGTGTCTCTCGACCTGGGCGAGTTCGAAAGCGTTCGGAAGGACGAAGCCGCCGTCGACCAGATCAAGCACGCGCTGGACGATTTCTTCGTTCTCATTGCCAGCCGCAAACTCTCGAAGCGCCAGTCCGTGTTGCTGCAGCACTTAATCTCCAGTTCCAACGACGTCGAGCGCATCGCCGATCACATTGAGACAATTTCCGTTCTGACGCGCGCGAAGGTGAAGCGCGAAATCTGGTTCGACGACGACAGCATGAATCGCCTGATCGAACTGGGTGCGCTGGTTTCTGAGATGCTCAAGGTCGCCGTCGAGTCGCTCGATCCGACGCAGGAGCAGTTCCGCGAGCACGCGGAGAAGCTGCTCGTCATGCGCAAGGACTACAAACGGCGCGTGTCGAAGCTGAAGGAAGAGTTCAACAGCCGAATCTTCGAAGGCAGCGAGGATGCGATCAACGGCATGTTCTTCATGCGGTACCTGACCGTGTTCGATCGCGTCATCCGCCACATCCGCGGGCTGGCCCGCGCCGAGTTGCAGCCGACCTTCTATATCAAGACCCACAAGCTGGATCGCATCGCGCAGCCCGCCGAACCGATCCGCAAGCCGCCCGAAGACCGGGACCAGCCCCGCAAGACGGGGACAACCGGCACATCCCAGAGTTAG
- a CDS encoding lysophospholipid acyltransferase family protein — protein sequence MAVKPKTKTRAFRKRMVARAAALGASILPKLPFRLVRGTTQTLGLLAWYLVGERRRRVLKHLEMAFPDVDPEQRRKWARNSFKHAGAILGEFFWIPSLDEKWDAKYWPCEEGMAQFLDVISDRGKRGCLLMTGHHGSWELLLQLAQRQLPGDFLVVARESDQQLISDLMKKWREFHGARIIYRGDAGLSVYRTLRKGGLVAMLVDQNLRGEGAEIDFFGHPAHTLLGPARLVLQSRAITTTIFCTRAEDGTYRVHVDKPLEVPAASKDPDVLTAQAVDLTRKYTARIEAAIRRDPDQWMWMHRRWHKRKKYSIPLEQLPSLPDSSS from the coding sequence ATGGCGGTCAAGCCAAAGACAAAGACTCGCGCCTTCCGCAAGCGCATGGTGGCTCGCGCGGCGGCTCTCGGGGCGTCGATTCTGCCGAAACTGCCGTTCCGACTGGTGCGCGGGACGACGCAGACGCTTGGCCTCTTGGCTTGGTATCTGGTGGGCGAACGGCGCCGTCGAGTACTGAAACACTTGGAGATGGCCTTCCCGGACGTGGATCCCGAGCAGCGCCGGAAGTGGGCCCGCAACTCGTTCAAGCACGCCGGCGCGATCCTGGGAGAGTTCTTCTGGATTCCCTCGCTCGACGAGAAGTGGGACGCGAAGTACTGGCCATGCGAGGAGGGGATGGCCCAGTTCCTCGACGTCATCAGCGATCGCGGGAAGCGGGGCTGCTTGCTGATGACTGGGCACCATGGCAGTTGGGAACTGCTGCTTCAGTTGGCCCAGCGGCAGCTTCCGGGGGATTTCCTGGTCGTTGCGCGGGAGTCGGATCAACAACTGATCAGCGACTTGATGAAGAAGTGGCGCGAGTTCCACGGCGCCCGAATCATCTATCGCGGAGACGCGGGGCTATCGGTTTACAGGACGTTGCGCAAGGGCGGATTGGTGGCGATGCTGGTGGACCAGAACCTTCGCGGCGAAGGGGCGGAGATCGACTTCTTCGGCCATCCGGCGCACACGTTGCTTGGGCCAGCGCGTCTTGTCTTGCAGTCCAGGGCCATTACCACCACCATTTTTTGCACCCGGGCGGAGGATGGCACCTATCGGGTCCATGTGGACAAGCCACTGGAGGTCCCGGCCGCATCGAAGGACCCCGACGTTCTGACTGCTCAAGCGGTCGATTTGACCAGAAAATACACGGCCCGGATCGAAGCCGCCATCCGCAGAGACCCGGACCAATGGATGTGGATGCATCGCCGATGGCACAAACGAAAGAAATACAGCATTCCGCTGGAGCAGTTGCCCTCCTTGCCGGATTCCTCCTCCTGA
- the meaB gene encoding methylmalonyl Co-A mutase-associated GTPase MeaB has protein sequence MPGVSIDPARVVQPRAKRRQLSVDEHVHGVLNGDRIVLARTITLVESSNPEHRLKAREVLDRLAPHTGRGYRVGITGVPGVGKSTFIEALGMQLVEAGKNVAVLAVDPSSQVSGGSILGDKTRMARLATEPRAMVRPSPCGGWVGGVARGTREAMLVCEAGGFDVILVETVGVGQSETQVASMVDCFLLLMLAGAGDELQGIKRGIMELVDVMAINKADGENRLRAQQARSEYLAALRMLPPATADWKTPVLACSSVAGEGVAEIWRAVEQHREHLDDRGLLDEKRRRQDLYWMTQTLEQLVRDRFYARPNVAEALPGVREDVLAGRISPTGAAERLLELGDG, from the coding sequence ATGCCCGGCGTCAGCATCGATCCCGCGCGCGTGGTTCAGCCCCGTGCAAAGCGCCGCCAGTTGTCGGTCGACGAGCACGTGCATGGCGTTCTGAACGGCGATCGCATTGTCCTGGCGCGGACGATTACGCTGGTTGAGAGCTCCAACCCCGAGCATCGCCTGAAGGCGCGCGAGGTGCTCGATCGCCTGGCACCGCACACGGGGAGGGGCTATCGCGTCGGCATTACGGGCGTGCCGGGCGTCGGCAAGAGCACCTTCATCGAAGCGCTGGGAATGCAGCTCGTCGAAGCCGGCAAGAACGTCGCCGTACTGGCCGTCGACCCTTCCAGCCAGGTTTCCGGAGGGTCCATTCTTGGCGACAAGACGCGCATGGCGCGTCTGGCAACCGAACCGCGCGCGATGGTGCGACCATCGCCATGTGGCGGTTGGGTCGGCGGTGTGGCGCGCGGAACGCGCGAGGCGATGCTGGTCTGCGAAGCCGGCGGATTCGACGTGATCCTGGTCGAGACGGTCGGTGTCGGACAGTCGGAGACCCAAGTGGCCTCGATGGTCGACTGCTTCCTGCTTCTGATGCTTGCGGGCGCCGGCGACGAACTTCAGGGCATCAAGCGCGGCATCATGGAGTTGGTCGACGTCATGGCGATCAACAAGGCCGACGGCGAAAATCGCCTCCGCGCCCAGCAGGCTCGCTCCGAGTACCTCGCGGCGCTGCGCATGTTGCCGCCCGCGACGGCGGACTGGAAGACGCCCGTGCTGGCGTGCTCGTCGGTGGCCGGCGAAGGCGTCGCCGAGATCTGGAGAGCCGTCGAGCAACACCGCGAGCACCTGGATGATCGCGGATTGCTGGACGAGAAGCGCCGCCGGCAGGATTTGTACTGGATGACGCAGACCCTCGAGCAACTCGTCCGCGATCGCTTCTATGCCCGCCCGAATGTTGCCGAAGCCCTGCCCGGCGTTCGTGAGGATGTTCTGGCCGGCCGTATCTCCCCCACCGGCGCGGCCGAGCGCCTCCTGGAGCTCGGGGACGGCTGA